In Diabrotica undecimpunctata isolate CICGRU chromosome 9, icDiaUnde3, whole genome shotgun sequence, the DNA window gttaaaaaaccagcagcctaaagttggaagagtactgagattagaagatggtcctcgatctttgttGTATATGGTGACTAGGAAGACGTATAAAGACcaaggcaagctacgaggatatatggcgtgctctaactaatttgaagaaaatcgtgtgcaattatgatatcaagaatttggccttacccaagataggccatgcactagataatctggactggaagattgtcagaagcatgcttgaagtgatcttccgagaaaccggcgtacgaattactgtgtgtcgtattaacccgaagagatcgtgtctttcaaagtctgtagactgttatttcttcttgaggggttcatgcagagctggagagtcctgtagattccgtcATCCGGGGCCTACATATATAGttactgatcgggacgctcagatttaagaggggagcagtgttacgaacattcTTTTGGCATGGCTCATATAACGGTTACAACTCTAACAAGGCATAAAGAACATTCGCGATCCATCGAGTGAGACAGAAGGTCACGTAGTGGTGACAGATAGAGTGGGACAGAAGGTCACAGAgaggtcacgtaggcgaattagaggtgggacaactcccgaatgttctggaacttaatacttttggtatatatatatgacgcgatgttagaagttcagttagttgttaagatactaccgaactgtaaagttataaataaatatatgtaggtatataaattcgaaccgctcgttttatttaatctcgttacaatatatatatatatatatatatatatatatatatatatatatatatatatatatatatatattatatatattttaagatatctggatcctggtatattttgactcgttcttccatcaggagaggttcaggttaccttgtgtatatttCTGTATTCAAAATAGGAGCTAGCGACTATCTTATTTAGTGCTTCTGCTAAGTTTATCATTCGTAATCCATTATCCTTATTAatgtttattatgttttattaacaataaaatttgtactgaaaaaaatatttcggtttcaaagatatttttatttatatcaaaTCAAAGATAGATTCAAAGACATTGAAGAAAACGGATTACGGACCCCTCAGCTTGTAGACCATCCATCTGCAGCTTGTTTtgtctatttcttttaaaagaatCGCCCTTTTGATTGCAAAGTAGGTGTTGTCGAATATTGTCTCTCTATATCGAGAAATGCACTTAACATCACATCTTGGCTTCCTAGAACGTACTTCACTCTTTTTACGAGATCGTGCAGTACCGTTTTTGTAGAGGCTCCTGCTTGATACACATACTGTCTACATGCCTCTCGAGCAGTTTTCCCTAGTCTTCAGTACGAATGCCATTAAACTTATCGACATCAGGGACTTAATTAACTCATGTCTGACTTTGCCAGGTTTAGGTATAAAAGCCACCCTTATTAGCATCCAcactttttgtatattttctcgTCGTAGTCTCTGGACCTGGTAATTTATACGGTACAAACTAGTTTATTGCTAATTTGATTTTGTCCTAATTCACCACTTGTTTTGCATCACGCCAGTTTTCTCTAGAACCATAAGCTATGATATCCATTCCAGTTGCTATCACGTGTCTAGTGGTATCAGTTTTGTTTGAGACTCAGAAAAGTGCATCCTGAAAAGATATTTCAGAGTCTCTTTACAATTTAGAGTGTATTCACCTGACTTATTTTGGAGCGAGGGAATACTTATCTAAGGGTCTTTTAAGAGAACTTTATGGAACCTTGACATTTTTGCAGTCTGTTCTATGTAATAGCAATGCCCACCATGATTCTCTTTTTGCCCTTCTAAGTTGTTGTATATTCAGTCCATGCTTTGCAATAATCGCCCCACTCACCAGATTTTTTGAAGCAATTAAATTTTCGTCTGACTTCTGTCCTTTAATTTGCAAGATTGTCATTCCCGTTGAAATTCCTCACTAGATCCGAACAGTTATCTTTAAGCGCTGACATGACAATGAAATTGTACGGCATCCATGTCTACGTTCAATGTATGCCTTATCGTCCCTTTAATCTTACCTAAACAATATTCCAGGTCTGCTTGATATACTTCCTAATTTGGTTTATAAGGATTACGATAAGTTTCCTTGATATGCTCATTGCCTGTCTCGATGGTCTGAACAAGACACCTCACCTAAGGCATGCCATTTTTTAACAGTTTGGTCTTTGTACTGCCCCAGGTCAGATGGTAGGCATTCATATCATAGCCAATGATTAATTGCAGAGTTCATTTTTCATGTAATCTCTCACTAACTGTTCCAACTCCCTTAATGGTTGTTCGGAATAATCACGTGGGAGGTACGCTGATCTGAGAACTATCTCCTTCATAACTCCTCCATCTATAACCTTTATCTTTAACGTCGTTCAGTCTGTGGAACAGAGATCCATATTTTTACGTAGAATTAGACACAACCAGTCTTCTGTGTTAAGGTCTTGATTTTTTTCTTTAGACGGGTCCTGATAGtttcttcaagttttttctcgGGGACGCGGGTGAGGGCCACGGTGCGCTTGGGCATATTATTTGGTACAATTATATTTAAGTTTACTCTCTCCCACAGGCCCTCAATAGTCTTCACCTCTTCAGTCGCCCATTTTTTGTATACTCGTTAACACAGTTCACCTACAGGGTTACTTCGCTAAACGATGTTTTATGGAACTGCAGAAATTCATTTTGACCTCCGATAGGAGCCTCATCAAGTGCTTGCTCCAGTTTGTTAATGATCAAATTTGCTTGAGCCCGATCTAGTTGAGTATCAGGATGGTGTCTGTGTGCTACCACCATTCTGAATACTTTTGTCAGGGTGCTTTATGACCTAGTCTGTTCGTTAGATCACCTTGGTTTCTTAGCGACTCTGTTACGAGGAGGTGATGGTATTCTCCCGAAGTCTCTTTTTATCGTTGGGTGTTGCTGATTTGGATTTCTTAGGATTTGCTGTGGTCTACGTCCCAGCGGCTATTTTTGCGTTTTTCTTATCTTCCTTTGTTGATCTTTGTTCCttgacttatttattttttaattcaaaaatccGAAATTATACTTCACAATTTCTAATTttcaaattctaaaaaataattctttggtgTACGTGCTAAAAAGCAATTCTAGCGTACTAACTAGATCAGGAATTGTTTTTTGATCGGAACACCTTACAATTTTTTGAGCTTTTTCTTCCGGTGattgacttttaattaattttatttatagtttataagaagagagttttaatcatattatttgtagatttgtacatattcaattaaaaatttgaatcatattttttctaaaaagattcatttattaaaagttaaaataatattattttctttaaaaaattatataaaacgcaaaattttttTCTAGATTTCTAATGGACATTTGTTTAAAATCTTCTTGTTATACAGTTTTTTACGTAGAATTTACCAAACGTGGTATGGGGTGGATTTTTCCAAgtatgatatttttttataaacggGCCAATTTGAAGGAAATACCATGTTCATCGTTTAACAAACTCGAGACTAATCATgtgtaataatttaatttcattcaattatttaatattatttttatagattttattggctatatcaggattaaggaaagatttactGGCTCCTGTATCAATTAGTTTAAGAGAGTGATTTTCAATTATTGTAATGTATGGAATCTCTCTTTTGTCAGCATAGGAATGCAATTCTACTAAGTTTCTTCTTGAAATCTTTTtcctcatattcttggctttcttgTTCATAGTAAGAGTAATCTGGGTATGTGTCATTGTATATACCTTCATCTTAATCGCTTTCCTCTTGTTCAATATTAAAGAGCTCTTCTACCGTGAATCGGCGGCTGGCTGTTTGTTGAAAGCGGAACTTCCTTTGAGATTGGGGTCTATTAAAAACTTTTTGGCGTGTGGATACGCTTATCggtgttggcttatatgatcgagatggaactggtttatgaaaattgggttgGGTACCCCTagaattttgtgcatatggagtTATTTGTTGAAATCTAGGTGGTTGAAATGTCCCTCTTGGGACTATTGTTACAAAAGGCATTTGATTTGGCCTAAAGAATGGCTGTAGCCATTGGGGTTTGGTCACCTCAGGCCGCCATTGTGTATGAGTTAAATTGTTTTCCTGCGTTTGTGAAGTGGCAGATGGTTTGTTAGAAGATGATAAGGAATAATTATGAGATTTTTGGCGATACCCAATTTTTTTCTGAATATATTGGATCGCAAAAGAGAGATTCGGTGGTCTCATGAATCGAATTGTTGATCCTAAGAGTTCTCTTAGACCTGTCGAAAATGTGATTAGAGCTTGTTGTTGGAAAAATTCTTTCttacttcttttaacttcttCATGTTCCTTATGTGCAATTCAATGTGATTTtgaaatgatttttaaaatacTCATGACTTTTTCATCGAATTGATTGAGGATGTTCATTTGGGGTTTGACGAAGATTgactaaatctctagttaatgagttttcgttACGTTGGTCGGCAAAGTTTTGGAcaagaattgattttattgacAGCCAATCTTTAAagccgtatacagaaataattttTCTGACTCTTCTGTTAATTTTGTTCGTAATTCCTCGGGTAagcatatgattttgaaaattttcgggatttgtatgatcccagaaatggtttagaagcatggaaataacatcaataaaattgtgaagttcatttggattgccgtcgtactctggtaccatagaaaaatcttaaataacattttaaatctgatttgatattttcactagattctaTGTTAAATTCAAAAATTGGAGAAGAGTCGCTTATTCTAAAGGATGATATTTGCGAAATGATATTAGAAGTAAaaataagatgaaatttgcttacaggtataggatgatgcttggatgcattcctttttggtataagtttttttcttctttaagtttatttttgattttcttatgcgccacttaagggttgtcaccccggaaggtactttttaaaaaggcccttttaaaggtacaactaacAGAGTAACACcactttatttaattaaattacaactgactttaaaacataaatttacagtatttataagaaattaattATTGATGACTACCTGTCTGCAATTTGTTTTGAAACTGCTGACCGGCTGGACTATTGGACTGCAATACCGCTGATAATCGGAGTTAATGTATCGTACTTCGCATAAACCACCCAAAATCATACATCCAAAGCATTACACTACCAGGCACACAGGGAGAGATAAGAACGGGGTGTTTTGATATCACTCACTACTTAAAGACAAAAACatgcaaaaaacaaagacaaaaatatcttcttctttacgtgccatctcctcgacgaaggttggcaatcatcactgctattcttACTTTTGACTATTGGAAATATCATCCACTATTTAAGGACAAAAAACCAGCAAGAAACGAAGACACaaatatatagagcagcaattaCACTGGCGATAGCATAGTGAGCGGAAGTTATGTGTCTtacgaaaaaagatgaaaaaaaagtaagaattattgaaagaaaaattataagaatATAGAGCCCAATAGAGACAGAACATGGAGAACATGGCTAATGAAGCATGTAATAAGGAATAGAAATATAACCGAAGGGGAAgacatattaaaattaattaatgcacaaagactgagatggtgtggacacatacaaagaagagaagaagacACACTAATTAGAAAGATAACAAACCTGAAAtcagtaataaacagaccaaaaTGAAGACATGtcccatgttttaaataacatttttgacgatTAATCATttacttaaatgtaatttaatttttaactaccaacaaaaatgtaatatatgatGACAAGTATGAATTTGATGGTAATACGATATTCACAGATATCGCCGCCCaaatacctacataatttctTTGTGGATAACTGTGTTTAGATAATGAATCATTTTTTCAAAAGCGTAACTTTGTttatttggtttattatattccgattgacacagcagagcagtaaaatattatacataaagatgtaaAAGATATATTCGCTTTCTTAGTCTtctagtaataaagttatcagCATTAAATGGTTAAgagtatttgataaaattaatgtCTGCACAAtttggcaactcagccaatggatataacgatagaaaactgtaatttatgttagggtttgaaaatattacatagTCATCAAGTAGAAATCTACAATTAAATTGCAAATTTTACCACAGCAGcatgccgcagtagagccatATCTAGGATTAGAAACAAATTAATTGaaggtgcagatcaaccttaatttTTTTAGTCATAAACATAGCTAAGACAGGTCAATGTCCGTCAGGTCAGCtagctttaaaataaaattttgcttttagaaaaaaattaaattcttcaaACACTGTATCATCTGGATTTCTACGTTAAGGTAATATTACAGATTtccaaaagatatttttttaataacaataataaaatctgataaatattactgataaatcttaaaatgtatttttaaaaacaacaaagaatCTATTGAacttttaataatacattttccaAACTTAATAGCAGAAGACGATTTTCAAGAAATTGATAACGAGTTTAGAATCCTTAGGAATTCAAATTGTTGCAATAGTCATAAAAAAACCTATCAATAACATCATTTTTTCTCTCTAATTTGGCTTTAATGATAAAACATTTGTTTGAATTAAAcatactttttcttttaattgttaCTTTCCCAAAAAgaatttcaaattatttatttttctttgatgCTTATTCTTAACTAGTTACCTAAGTCCGGAAGTACGACAGGGTAAAGATGTCCTCTGCCAAGGCAGCAAATTTCAGAGGCgggaaaaatttgaaaattttataatataataaaaacattttaaattattcaAAATCATAATAGCACGgtcaatattcatttaattttatttgattttacaatcTTTATTACATTGACACGATACACTCAATATTACCTTTATTGAGACACATTTAAAACACCTGTTACACTtctatggtttttctccagtgtgcactctcaaatgtctttttaaattatttgctacactaaactgcttaaaacaaatttcacaattgtgaggtttttctccagtgtgtactctcaaatgtcttttcaaagtaCTTCCTTgaataaatttcttaaaacaaatttcacacttgtgaggtttttctccagtgtgcactctcaaatgtgttttcaaataacctgcttggctaaactgtttaaaacaaatttcacacttgtaaggttttactccagtgtgcaatctcaaatgtattttcaaattacttgcttgaataaatttcttaaaacatatttcacacttgtgaggtttttctccagtgtgcactctcaaatgtgttttcaaagaacctgcttggctaaactgtttaaaacaaatttcacacttgtgagctttttctccagtgtgcacacttaaatgttttttcaaatcacTTACTTGAATAAATTCCTTAAAACacatttcacacttgtgaggtttttctccagtgtgcactctcaaatgtttttttaaattatttgctacactaaactgcttaaaacaaatttcacaattgtgaggtttttctccagtgtgtactctcaaatgtattttcaaagtaCTTGCTTgaataaatttcttaaaacaaatttcacacttgtgaggtttttctccagcgtgcactctcaaatgttttttcaaatgacTTCCATCAtgaaattgcttaaaacaaatttcacacttgtaaggttttacTCCAGTGTGCgatctcaaatgtgttttcaaattacttgcttgaataaatttcttaaaacaaatttcacacttgtgaggtttttctccagtgtgcactcttaaatgctttttcaaataaCCTGCTtggctaaactgtttaaaacaaaattcACACTTGTAGGGTTTTTCTCCAATCACAACTTTTATAGTTTGATTTAATGGTATGTCTTCAGCATGTGGACTCATACAATATGTTTCATAAGATGAATATTCACTGGGTGCCtccataattttcattttgttttcctCTTTTAGATAACCTAAAATATAAACTGactataatataatatttgagtATAAgggaaaataaatgtaaaatgtaaatatataataaatgtaagtaaaaaaaagtaatgaCAATCAAATTAAAGTATAATAAAATTTAAGACAACAGAAGTGTAGTAAATGACAGCCTATGTTTCTGTTTTCTATATGCGTAATAGTCAACCCCTTGTGTTTTAATATTTACCTAAATGTATTCAATATAAGCAtatagatacaaaaaacaatatttatttatttataaacagcAACAAGAGATCCACCTGacgaaggtgctgcgctggaacatgaGCAGAGGCTCGCATGAAATAGACTGTGTCTATTAGAGCATTGATGTGAGCCAGCTTTCAGTAAGAACAACTACATATACCATAAACAGAACAAGAAATCCCATTATTAAGTTCTTTTAGATTAGTTTGTAACCCACCAATATTCTGATAATATAACCATAGTGGGgtcaatttatattttttacagcAGTTAATTGAACAACTTTGGGACATTCATTAATATAACGAATAGTAtagatattattattatcatgctctaattttttatgaagttcttcGCGTGCTTTTTTGTACTGGTCTTGTAATTTAGTGTGGCCTTGACTCATTTTATAAACTTTATTACATAACACATGTTTGGATTTTAAGGCACTTTGCACAGTGCTTTTATCATCACAAATTATCTTCATTGGGCGGGGTTTCCTTGGATTGGACTTCCCAACCCTAACTACTTTCAAAATCAATCTTCTGTAGTGTTATCGATTCCAACTAACTCTaaaatttcaattgttttttcttattttcatttATTCTTATGTTAAGATCTTCAGATTTAGATTCTTCAACATTATAcatataacattaattttgaaGCTCTTacaattcttttcttttaattcttcagtGAATGACGCCAATATTGTGACATAAAGATGGTTATGCACATGATGGCTTTAGAATGGCAGGGGCGGTCGGTCAGGGCCGtaaatcaaggtaattatagagaactaataaaaatgtttaagaaatacgatttggaattttctaatttactttttgATTCTGAATCCAGAATGAATtattaatagaatcaattagttacattttgCATAACGTTATGAGATTCAGCTCTTCGCTAGAAGTATGTAGATGTAACTACCGATatatcatgtcattcacaattatcaattgttcgatgcgcgttacgtggtaatatttatgagaggtttttaggttttacgGACGTGACtaaaagccataaggcagaatatatttttggtgttttaaaggacTATTGTGGTAACTATTCAATGGAAACGGAATCTTGAATTCTTCCAGTTACTTGTTGGTTAATATTATTAGGACTTCCCGTGGTTTTAGTAAAGAACTCAAGACCGTAAATGAAACTGTTTAATACTTCTATGTaaacgtaaatataaaaatataaagaaactgaattgtttgtaataatgaaataaaaataaatgttacaaatatattattaatacatGTTGCTAGTTCGATGTCTTGTAACAGAATGTTTTTTCCGACCAAAGGGTTGAATTCAACCAGATATCTTTCCGTTAAGCCGTAACGGTACTTCTTATCTTACCTTCGCGAAAAGCTGTCGCCAGAATGAAAAAACGACAGGGGCGTCGTCAGGTTATTTAGGTTTTAACAAGgacaaattgaaaaatttttatatcaaaaataaattgatagTGCAAACTTATGACATCTCTGCcgtgatgtctggtgaattgaatagtctccaggcaaaagttaaaactaaTGCATCGCAAGTtttatttactcactgtcatgcgtacagaatgaatttagttttgcaggatacgtgtaaaaaattaaagaatgtcgtcttttttgccagtttaagtggatttgcttcatttttctcaagctcgcctaaacggactaatgtttAAGAACAGTTTGTTTCGAAAAAATGCCATCAGTATCTCAGACGCGATCGAATTttaaatactattattatgcaaatagatactcgttattcgaattttgaagatttgcaatttttgacctctttgacgattcaaaatttaaaagttaagccAAGCAATTTCCAAGACATctattagacaggttaattaaaaattatccatcattctttaataaataaaaattagaaaatgaattaaaatttttatatgctgatccaaatattttcggaaggtgggataagttacaagatacttatgtataattttatatactgcaattcattacaacaaactgttaccaaaattaataaattattgtcattatctCTATCACTACCgccaacgtctgcctcaaatgaacaAGATTTCTCTtgtctcaaaagaatcaaaacgtattgtcgaaacaacatgaaacaagagagaatgtcaagcttgtctcaaatgtgattggaaaaaaaacttttaaaatcttttcaaaactctaataaattttacgatattataacccattttgctacttccaaacaacgtaaactagagttaatttataaacatgttttggTTCTAAATTtacaggaaaaaaaaaacaaaaagtctcCTATAATGATTAAAGCCtttttattagacggtatacccTATATTAGGAGAAAAAAACCTTGCCGAACTTTTCTATAAAACCACGAGCCGCCACTGCACAATGGAGATAAAACTTATAACACCTTTTTAAACCGAACTTGAGAAATTGACCTATTTTAGTATTTGTGCACTGTACCATAACGATTCTCTTTAAATATGAAATAATGTACCTACTTCAAAATCAAcagctaatacaaattttatacttttaaatttttactaaaaaacttcccctttataagcaattctgcttgttcattgacggattaatacttctatggaaggttgtcactccaatTTTTGCCCAGTTGTCCGATACTTCtgttgccgattggtgacttaactcttactattttgatgacacgggtctcctccattctacttatgtggttattccattctttttttttttattttgtgtccattcatttatacactgcacgttacattttcttctaatgtcttcacttctctttcgatctatcagcgtatttcctgtaattcttctcagtactctcatctctgccgtttccagtagcctttgagtTGTGGCTGTGTCTTCTTCAAAATCTTGACTTCATCTCcttccttgtcttattccgctgcctatttctataggttctgtaagttgtccatctattttgacttccattttgttgtttcggtagatgttttcgatagtttttatagaATTTAAGGGAAcctctctattatacagaagatggattacatcttacagtcttactctatcaaacggtttctttaggtcaatcagacacagaaatgctggtctattatactctagtgatttctcagtgaAAACGTTTGTCTTCACAACCTTGCTTATTGAATTAAAGAACGAGATCAACAATACATTAAACTCCATCAttcataataaaatattaaaatggctcGGTTTCTATAGACTTTAAATAATTGTAGTATTGGGggtaaaataaacgaaaatattgcatATTACCGTGGCAACTAAATGTTCGGAAATATTCAGAAATGTTCGGAATTATCTAGTAACcatgtataaaataaataatcttGACAATAACTCATCATAAGTCGTAAGTTTCTTAACAAACAAACTTGTAACAAACCTCCATCGAAAACCtctgataaaatatttattaaaaaatgaccAGAGGAAGTGCGACACATAATAAATTTCGTcaattgataattaaaaaatattttcagggtAAAAAAACACGAGAAATTGTTGAAGAATTGGATCTGGCTAAGTCTACAATCTGGCTAAGTCTTCCGTTGTACTTAAGCATTATCGTGAGAGTGGAAGTCTCCAAACTGAAGGCAAAAGTACGGGTAGACCTGGAATTGTGTCTGATAGGAATCGACGATTACTAGTGAAAATTTGCAAATTGGGCCGTCGCTACACTTTACGAGCTATCACAGCACAATGGAACGCAGAAACAGGAAAAAATTATCAAGGGAGAGATGCAGGAAGTGGATACACAAATAATCAGAACTTCGTTTTTATGAGGTTGAATGGTAATTTTTTATTG includes these proteins:
- the LOC140450255 gene encoding uncharacterized protein → MEVKQENSEEVYKVEIQYDFDNAHLDSFKCEIKEESNSKSIHDTITHDYLDLKEHPINPKIEQDWSKLNPFEENTKTGQGYLKEENKMKIMEAPSEYSSYETYCMSPHAEDIPLNQTIKVVIGEKPYKCEFCFKQFSQAGYLKKHLRVHTGEKPHKCEICFKKFIQASNLKTHLRSHTGVKPYKCEICFKQFHDGSHLKKHLRVHAGEKPHKCEICFKKFIQASTLKIHLRVHTGEKPHNCEICFKQFSVANNLKKHLRVHTGEKPHKCEMCFKEFIQVSDLKKHLSVHTGEKAHKCEICFKQFSQAGSLKTHLRVHTGEKPHKCEICFKKFIQASNLKIHLRLHTGVKPYKCEICFKQFSQAGYLKTHLRVHTGEKPHKCEICFKKFIQGSTLKRHLRVHTGEKPHNCEICFKQFSVANNLKRHLRVHTGEKP